TTTCAGAAGTAAAAGATAAAGCTCAAGTTGACGATCAAAATGATTCGAATAATATGGACAAAGCATTCAACCTGGGAAACGGAAAATTACTTATTACGGATTGCAACTCGGTTACCGAGAGAACAATTCAAAATGGTCAGCATTTTTTATCCAAGGGAGTTGTTGCCGGTTGCAGAAATCCTCTTGATCACAGTTTTCCGAAATATAAAGAAAAATTGGTTGACACGGGACTTTTCTCGGAAGAGGATTGCTTGGATATGCTTAGCTTACTGTCTCATCTTTTCGGAAGACTGGATAATGCAAAAAATCGTCAGGATTGATTCATATGGACAGATTATCAAAAAAAGATAGAAGTGTGTTGATGTCGAAGGTTGGAACGACTGGAACCGATATAGAGAAGAAATTATTGAAGATAGTGAATCCTTTTTGGAAAAAGAAAAGATATAGAAAAAATGTCAGAAATTTACCGGGCAAACCCGATGTTGTTTTTTTAAAGAACAAATTAACTATCTTTGCCGATGGCGATTTCTGGCATGGAAAAGATTTCGAAAAATGGAAAAATAAAATACCGAAGTTTTGGAGGAGAAAAATCGAAGACAACATCCGTAGAGACAAAAGACAATCAATGCTGTTAAAAAAGGCCGGATATAAAGTTTTGAGGTTATGGGGCTTGGATATAAAAAAGCATCCCGAAAAAATAACTGAAAAAATCAGAAAAATGTTGA
This region of Parcubacteria group bacterium genomic DNA includes:
- a CDS encoding DUF559 domain-containing protein — its product is MDRLSKKDRSVLMSKVGTTGTDIEKKLLKIVNPFWKKKRYRKNVRNLPGKPDVVFLKNKLTIFADGDFWHGKDFEKWKNKIPKFWRRKIEDNIRRDKRQSMLLKKAGYKVLRLWGLDIKKHPEKITEKIRKMLN